TTGTCCAAACGCAATGGCATCGGCGTCCAAAGCTTCAATTGTCGCAACTGCCGATTGCCTGTCGTAGCCACCATTGGCAATCAGGTTTCCATCGTAAGTTTGCCGAATAAATGGCGTTACGCGCGGGGCATCCGGATTGAACAATCTACCTGGTCGAATCGCCTCGGCAACGTGAAGGTAGGATAGATCATACGTACTCAGCATATCGGCGGCCTGGATAAATAGCGATCCCGGGTTACTATCTCGCATTCCGTGGGCATTCATGGTGGGGCTAAGGCGAACGCCGGTGCGATCTGAAGACCAAGAGGAAGTAACCGCTTCCACGACTTCTCAAAGGAAACGGAGGCGATTGGACACCGATCCACCGTACTCGTCTGAGCGTTGATTCGATGCATCGCGAAGGAACTGATCAATCAAATAGCCGTTGGCGGCATGTATCTCGACCCCATCGAAGCCTGCCTCACGACCTCGACGCGTTGCGGCAGCGTACTCGTCAATGATGCTTCGTATTTCGGCAATTGTTCGTTCATGAGGAGTAACAAATGGCTTCTTGCCAGTTGCTGTATGCGCTTCGCCGATCGCCGGGATAGCACTTGGAGCGACCGGTAGCTGACCTTCGTTATAATCCGGATGAGATACACGGCCCATGTGCCAGAGTTGGAGAAAGATGCGTCCGCCAGCAGCATGAACTGCGTTGGTAGCATGCCGCCACCCGTTAACCTGATCAGACGTGTAAATTGCCGGAGCACCGTGCCATCCGTATCCTTGGCTGCTAATCGCGGTGGCCTCGGAGATGATTAAGGCTGCGCTAGAACGCTGCCGGTAGTACTCCACCATTAGCTCGTTCGGTACTCGATTGGTTGACCGGGCACGCGTTAATGGAGCCATAATCACGCGATGTGGAATCTTGATCGCCCCTAAATTCAGAGGTTGGAACAAGATGTCGTTGGGATCTATTGTCATTGGTGTTCTCTTTTGGCAGGGACCGTGAGGGATCACAGGGAATCATAGCGATTGCGATTGTGATTTATAAAATATATAAAAACGAATACAGTCATGTGAAAAACGTATAAGGGGCGTTTCATGGAATTGCGGCATTTGCGTTACTTTGTTGCCGTCGCGACGGAACTCAGCTTTTCTCGTGCTGCTGAATCTCAGTTTGTTGCTCAACCGGCACTAAGCACCCAAATTGCGGACTTGGAAAAGGAAATCGGAGCAAGGTTGTTGTTTCGTAACAAACGGGTTGTCAGGTTAACGCCGGCAGGTTCGCTCTTCTTGAAGGAAGCCCGAGCAATTCTGAAGGCTGCGGATGAAGCGAAGAGCAAAGCACTGAACGCCTCGCGGGGAGAGTTGGGGCAACTTAGGGTGGGATTTTTCGCGGCACCGATGATGTATCTTCTTCCTGATCTCATCCGAAGTTTCCGATTGGAATATCCCAAGGTGACCACACATCTGCACGAACTTACTCCTGATCGACAGTTGGTTGCTTTTGCAAACGATGAGCTTGATATTGGATTCACTCGCCCACTACCGTCTGGCAATCTAGGATTGACAGAGGAAGTTCTGTTTCGAGAACGATTCTTCGCTGTCGTACCCCAGACACATCGACTTGCCACTCGCAAACGAGTTCGGCTAGTTGACCTGGCAAACGAACCGTTCGTACTCTTAAACCGAGAAGTGGCATGTGGGCTGTACGATCACATTATTCATTCCTGTCGCGAGCATGCCT
This is a stretch of genomic DNA from Bremerella alba. It encodes these proteins:
- a CDS encoding LysR substrate-binding domain-containing protein — encoded protein: MELRHLRYFVAVATELSFSRAAESQFVAQPALSTQIADLEKEIGARLLFRNKRVVRLTPAGSLFLKEARAILKAADEAKSKALNASRGELGQLRVGFFAAPMMYLLPDLIRSFRLEYPKVTTHLHELTPDRQLVAFANDELDIGFTRPLPSGNLGLTEEVLFRERFFAVVPQTHRLATRKRVRLVDLANEPFVLLNREVACGLYDHIIHSCREHAFSPDVKLSPELMTAVLTLVAAEQGVSIIPEGVRNLRRRQVAYIPISPAIEPIPLVMCWRNDSISPTMPNFRKLVQQCLPRLRQAERT